A single region of the Rhizobium grahamii genome encodes:
- a CDS encoding response regulator transcription factor yields MYRMVSAMTHVTTSPLNAPDGPTVFVVDDDISVRESLELLIGSTGCRPVLFDSAQAFLAATPTAGPSCLVLDVNMPGLNGLDLQFMITKSGNRTPIIFVSGFGDVPMTVKALKGGALDFLTKPIDAEALLEAIQSALAQSEALIRGEEELMRLQACYDALTPREREVMSGVVKGLLNKQVAFELDISEITVKAHRGQVMRKMSARSLPDLVNMAAKLRIEDGRELY; encoded by the coding sequence ATGTACCGGATGGTCTCGGCGATGACTCACGTGACTACCTCGCCTTTGAACGCCCCGGACGGGCCGACGGTGTTCGTGGTTGACGACGACATTTCGGTTCGAGAATCCCTGGAGCTTCTGATCGGCTCGACGGGATGCCGCCCGGTTCTTTTCGACTCTGCCCAGGCATTTCTGGCCGCAACGCCGACTGCGGGACCGAGCTGCCTCGTCCTGGACGTGAATATGCCCGGTCTGAACGGGTTGGATCTTCAATTTATGATCACCAAGAGCGGCAACCGAACACCGATCATATTCGTTTCCGGCTTTGGCGACGTCCCTATGACCGTTAAGGCTCTGAAGGGCGGCGCTCTCGATTTCCTGACGAAGCCGATCGACGCCGAGGCGCTGCTTGAGGCGATACAATCGGCCCTTGCCCAGAGCGAGGCGCTCATTCGCGGCGAAGAAGAATTGATGCGACTCCAAGCCTGCTACGATGCCCTGACCCCGCGGGAGCGCGAAGTCATGTCCGGTGTGGTGAAGGGACTTCTGAACAAGCAGGTTGCTTTCGAACTCGACATCAGCGAGATCACCGTCAAGGCGCATCGTGGCCAGGTCATGCGGAAGATGAGTGCCCGGTCTCTCCCGGACCTTGTGAACATGGCCGCAAAGCTTCGGATCGAAGATGGCAGAGAACTCTACTAG
- a CDS encoding RidA family protein — protein sequence MVAPSAEARMRETALVLPPPPTPFGAYVEAVQIGSLLFLSGMLPVVGHAPLYIGRVGKELSIAEGYDAARTACLSGLSAARSHLGSLDRIRTIAKLGVYIAAPDDFRDHPKVADGASELLLSIFGEKRIPPRIVLGVSSIPLGMPVEVELVLEIDS from the coding sequence ATGGTAGCCCCGAGCGCCGAGGCCAGAATGCGCGAGACAGCACTGGTCCTCCCCCCTCCTCCAACGCCGTTTGGCGCATACGTCGAGGCGGTTCAAATCGGCTCCCTGCTGTTTCTCAGCGGGATGCTCCCCGTCGTCGGGCACGCGCCCTTGTACATCGGCCGGGTCGGCAAGGAACTGTCCATCGCCGAAGGTTACGATGCCGCAAGAACCGCATGCTTGAGCGGACTTTCCGCGGCGCGGTCGCATCTCGGTTCCCTGGACCGGATACGAACGATCGCCAAGCTCGGCGTCTACATCGCGGCACCGGACGATTTTCGTGACCATCCGAAAGTGGCGGACGGCGCTTCGGAACTGTTGCTGTCCATCTTCGGCGAGAAGCGCATCCCACCCCGCATCGTGCTCGGCGTCTCCAGTATTCCTCTGGGGATGCCAGTCGAAGTCGAACTGGTTCTGGAGATCGACTCCTAG
- a CDS encoding YybH family protein, giving the protein MQTHLLEIAGAEPKAEDGSPLDALIEFYQAFNAGDLHGLEAVWLGGEAPSMDNPIGGIRRGWGEIAEGYSKLFNGPANLHVTFHDFTSQGGNDWHLFVGRERGSCVTAAERLEIAFRTTRWFVRQDNGWRQLHHHGSVEDPDMLRDYQRLIFGR; this is encoded by the coding sequence ATGCAAACTCATCTCCTCGAGATCGCTGGCGCCGAGCCCAAGGCTGAAGACGGTAGTCCCCTTGATGCCTTGATCGAATTCTACCAAGCGTTCAATGCTGGCGATCTTCACGGCCTTGAAGCCGTCTGGCTTGGAGGAGAAGCCCCAAGCATGGATAACCCCATCGGCGGCATCCGGCGTGGTTGGGGGGAGATCGCGGAAGGTTACTCCAAGCTCTTCAACGGGCCGGCGAACCTCCATGTCACCTTCCATGATTTCACCAGTCAGGGAGGAAACGATTGGCATCTCTTTGTCGGCAGGGAGCGCGGGAGTTGTGTAACCGCAGCCGAAAGGCTCGAAATCGCGTTTCGAACGACGCGCTGGTTCGTCAGGCAAGACAATGGCTGGCGACAACTCCATCATCATGGTTCGGTCGAAGACCCTGATATGCTTCGCGATTATCAACGGCTGATCTTCGGCCGATAG
- a CDS encoding alpha/beta fold hydrolase — MSNIEIASLTRRSLGGAALGLTATGLLGAIAGTARAQQASGVQKTVAPLTANETVDAGDLKVAYSAVGAQNGSPVILLHGWPYDINSFAEVAPILAAQGHRVIIPFLRGYGGTTFLSKKTKRNGQQSALAIDTIKLMDVLKIDQATIAGFDWGARTADIVAALWPERCKALVSVSGYLIGSQAAGRNPLPPSAELQWWYQYYFATDRGREGYAKYTNDFAKLIWKLASPQWGFDDATFDQSATAFLNPDHVEIVTHNYRWRLGLTAGEKRFDKYEAKLATAPEISVPTITMEGDANGAPHPDPKAYAGKFKGKYEHRQISGGIGHNLPQEAPAAFAQAVLDVDTWA; from the coding sequence ATGAGCAACATCGAGATTGCCAGCCTGACACGCCGCTCCCTGGGCGGCGCCGCTTTGGGTTTGACAGCCACCGGACTGCTGGGCGCCATCGCCGGAACCGCTCGTGCGCAGCAGGCCAGCGGCGTTCAGAAGACCGTGGCTCCCTTGACAGCAAACGAAACTGTCGATGCCGGCGATCTTAAAGTCGCCTACTCAGCCGTCGGCGCGCAGAACGGCTCACCCGTGATCCTACTTCACGGCTGGCCGTACGACATCAACAGTTTCGCAGAAGTCGCGCCGATATTGGCAGCACAGGGGCATCGGGTGATAATTCCCTTTCTTCGCGGATATGGCGGCACCACGTTCCTCTCGAAAAAGACCAAACGCAACGGCCAACAGTCAGCGCTCGCGATCGACACCATTAAACTGATGGATGTCCTCAAAATCGATCAGGCCACCATTGCCGGTTTCGATTGGGGAGCTCGCACGGCTGACATCGTCGCTGCGCTTTGGCCCGAACGGTGCAAGGCGCTGGTCTCGGTCAGCGGTTATCTGATCGGAAGCCAGGCCGCCGGAAGAAATCCTCTGCCGCCATCCGCTGAACTGCAATGGTGGTACCAGTACTACTTCGCAACCGACCGCGGACGTGAGGGCTACGCGAAATACACGAACGATTTTGCGAAGCTGATCTGGAAACTGGCCTCTCCGCAATGGGGCTTCGATGATGCCACGTTCGATCAAAGCGCGACCGCCTTCCTCAATCCGGATCATGTCGAGATCGTAACCCACAACTATCGGTGGCGGTTGGGGCTGACGGCAGGAGAGAAGCGGTTCGATAAGTACGAGGCAAAGCTTGCCACGGCTCCGGAAATTTCGGTCCCGACGATCACCATGGAGGGTGACGCCAACGGTGCGCCGCACCCCGACCCAAAGGCATATGCGGGCAAGTTCAAAGGAAAGTACGAACACCGCCAGATATCGGGCGGTATTGGTCACAATCTTCCTCAAGAGGCTCCCGCCGCATTTGCGCAAGCGGTTCTCGACGTCGATACATGGGCTTAG
- a CDS encoding SDR family NAD(P)-dependent oxidoreductase — protein MSVHKTVVITGASQGIGAGLVKTFLDKGWNVVGTSRRISEATSFDRAGRLELVDGDVSDPETAERVSQRAIEQFGSFDALVNNAGVFFTKPFLEYTIDDFRQLSATNIEGFIHFTKHAVGQMLRQRSGGSIVTITSSLTDHPIAGVKASLPMITKGGLNAITKSLALEFASDNIRVNAVSPGVVDTPLHATGSRDYLRSLSPMGTITAVQEIVDGVVYLTESSNITGEVLHVDNGAHLGKW, from the coding sequence ATGAGTGTGCACAAGACCGTGGTAATTACCGGTGCATCGCAAGGCATCGGGGCCGGACTGGTCAAGACGTTCCTCGATAAAGGCTGGAATGTAGTCGGAACGTCGCGGCGGATCAGCGAGGCGACGTCGTTCGATCGCGCCGGTAGGCTGGAACTTGTCGATGGCGATGTGAGCGACCCTGAAACCGCCGAACGCGTTTCGCAAAGAGCTATCGAACAGTTCGGCTCCTTCGACGCGCTCGTGAACAATGCCGGCGTATTCTTCACCAAACCCTTTCTCGAATACACCATCGACGACTTCCGTCAGCTCTCTGCCACCAACATTGAAGGTTTCATCCACTTCACGAAGCATGCCGTCGGACAGATGCTCCGGCAGAGGTCGGGGGGAAGTATCGTAACCATCACCTCGTCGCTGACCGATCATCCGATCGCCGGCGTGAAGGCATCCCTGCCTATGATCACCAAGGGCGGGCTGAACGCGATCACCAAGAGCCTCGCATTGGAATTTGCAAGCGACAACATCCGAGTGAATGCGGTCTCGCCAGGCGTCGTTGATACGCCGCTGCATGCCACCGGCTCCAGGGACTATCTGCGCTCACTGTCGCCGATGGGCACGATAACCGCGGTCCAGGAGATTGTGGACGGGGTCGTCTATCTCACGGAATCGTCCAACATCACCGGGGAGGTGCTGCACGTCGACAACGGCGCACATCTGGGCAAATGGTAG
- a CDS encoding SDR family NAD(P)-dependent oxidoreductase, giving the protein MTITGKGTALITGASSGLGAIYADRLARRGYDLVLVARNQDALNRVAKNLSSSTGRNVTTVRADLEQRNDLLKVEGILRSDPTITMLVNNAGVGAVEPLLMSDVEAMERMIKVNVTALTRLVYAVAPSFVARDNGTIVNMASALGIAPEILNGVYGATKAFVIALTFSLQKELAEKNIRIQAVLPGAVGTPFWDASGGSLDRLPSNIVMKPDDTVDAALAGLDMGELITLPSVPDEDDWNAYEAARQKLMPNLSRSVPASRYGIPTAAH; this is encoded by the coding sequence ATGACCATCACCGGCAAAGGCACTGCGCTTATCACGGGCGCGTCGTCTGGACTTGGAGCGATCTATGCTGACCGCCTCGCACGCCGAGGCTACGACCTCGTGCTGGTGGCTCGGAACCAGGACGCTCTGAATAGAGTTGCAAAGAACTTGTCGAGTTCCACCGGACGGAATGTCACTACCGTCCGCGCCGACCTCGAACAGCGGAACGATTTGCTCAAGGTCGAAGGAATTCTTCGAAGCGATCCGACTATAACGATGCTCGTCAACAACGCAGGCGTCGGCGCCGTCGAGCCGCTTCTCATGTCTGATGTTGAAGCCATGGAGCGGATGATCAAGGTCAACGTCACCGCGCTGACGCGTCTCGTCTACGCAGTGGCTCCATCGTTTGTCGCCCGCGACAACGGCACCATCGTCAACATGGCCTCGGCACTGGGGATCGCGCCGGAGATTCTCAACGGCGTTTACGGTGCGACCAAGGCGTTCGTCATCGCCTTGACCTTCTCACTGCAGAAGGAGTTGGCTGAGAAAAACATCAGGATCCAGGCTGTGCTCCCAGGCGCAGTGGGAACACCGTTCTGGGATGCCTCGGGCGGATCTCTGGATCGGCTCCCAAGCAACATTGTGATGAAGCCCGACGATACGGTCGATGCTGCTCTTGCGGGGCTGGACATGGGCGAGTTGATCACGCTGCCATCCGTGCCTGACGAAGACGATTGGAATGCCTATGAGGCGGCACGTCAAAAGCTGATGCCGAATCTGTCACGTAGTGTTCCGGCTTCTCGGTATGGCATTCCGACGGCGGCGCACTAG
- a CDS encoding NADPH-dependent FMN reductase, with the protein MSRKPKIALIIGSTRPTRFADKPAQWMLKQARQRGDIDVEVVDLRDHPLPFFDEVASNAWAPSKSAEAVRWQETVGRYDGYIFVVSEYNRSITGVLKNALDQAYVEWGRKPFTAIAYGSMGGARALEHLRGIGVELQMVSTHAAVHIGAGDFFATSPLGGNKPIEEIEANLLPSAKTALDELVWWAKATMAAKSAAA; encoded by the coding sequence ATGTCTAGGAAACCGAAAATTGCCCTCATCATTGGCTCCACGCGCCCGACCCGGTTCGCCGATAAGCCGGCACAATGGATGCTGAAGCAGGCCCGGCAACGTGGCGATATCGACGTCGAGGTTGTCGATCTCCGCGATCATCCGCTGCCGTTCTTCGATGAGGTGGCTTCGAACGCATGGGCGCCGAGCAAGAGCGCCGAGGCCGTCCGCTGGCAGGAGACCGTGGGCCGCTACGACGGCTACATCTTCGTGGTTTCGGAATACAATCGCTCGATCACTGGCGTTCTCAAGAATGCGCTCGACCAGGCCTATGTCGAATGGGGCCGCAAGCCCTTCACTGCCATCGCTTACGGAAGCATGGGCGGTGCACGGGCACTCGAACATCTGCGCGGTATCGGCGTCGAACTCCAGATGGTTTCAACGCATGCCGCAGTGCACATCGGCGCCGGCGATTTCTTCGCGACGTCTCCGCTCGGCGGCAACAAGCCGATCGAGGAGATCGAGGCCAACCTTCTGCCTTCGGCGAAGACTGCGCTCGATGAGTTGGTCTGGTGGGCGAAGGCCACCATGGCGGCGAAGTCAGCGGCCGCATAA
- a CDS encoding type 1 glutamine amidotransferase domain-containing protein, with product MSKILMVLTSHDRLGDTGRKTGFWLEEFAAPYYVFKDAGASITVASPRGGQPPIDPKSDEPGNQTDSMARFKGDKDAQAVLANTVRLATVDAKDFDTIFYSGGHGPMWDLVEDRKSISLIEEFYGSGKPVAAVCHAPAVFHHVTFQGQPLVKGKRVTGFANSEEEAVQLTKVVPFLVEDDLKALGGRYEKVGDWESFAIVDGRLITGQNPASSTAAAKSLLGLL from the coding sequence ATGAGCAAGATCCTGATGGTTCTGACTTCGCATGATCGGCTTGGTGATACGGGCCGAAAGACGGGCTTCTGGCTCGAAGAGTTTGCTGCGCCCTACTATGTCTTCAAGGACGCCGGCGCGAGCATAACCGTGGCTTCGCCGAGAGGTGGGCAACCACCCATCGACCCAAAGAGCGACGAGCCCGGCAACCAGACTGATTCCATGGCCCGGTTCAAGGGCGACAAGGATGCGCAGGCAGTCCTTGCGAACACCGTTCGGCTTGCGACCGTCGATGCCAAGGACTTCGACACGATCTTCTATTCGGGCGGGCATGGCCCGATGTGGGATCTCGTCGAAGACCGGAAGTCGATCTCGCTCATCGAAGAATTCTATGGTTCCGGAAAACCCGTGGCCGCAGTTTGTCACGCGCCGGCCGTCTTTCACCACGTGACCTTCCAGGGGCAACCGCTGGTGAAGGGTAAGCGAGTCACGGGCTTTGCGAACTCTGAAGAAGAAGCGGTTCAACTGACGAAGGTAGTTCCCTTCCTCGTCGAAGATGACCTCAAGGCGCTTGGCGGGCGCTATGAAAAGGTAGGGGATTGGGAAAGCTTCGCCATCGTGGACGGTCGTCTGATCACCGGCCAAAACCCTGCCTCATCGACTGCGGCAGCAAAATCGCTGCTTGGCTTGCTCTGA
- a CDS encoding D-cysteine desulfhydrase family protein, whose amino-acid sequence MTDHDPLRSLPRERLMKGPTPIQRLARLEEVLGERSRGVSIWAKRDDLMELGGGGNKVRKLEFLIGQAKAEGCDTLVVTGGVQSNFARLAAAACARTGLACELVLAQMVPRNTEIYQANGNVLLDRLFGARIHILNPGEDAAGFAALRVAEIGETGRKAFMAPLGGSTTVGCLGYVDCAFELARQSTEIGVTFDQIVIPNGSGGMHAGLAAGLVIAGSHPSRIAAHTVLSPAEKCLTATAEKIDAVLKFLSIDARVAPADLRISEAQLGEGYGMPTSSMIEAVELLARSEGLLVDPVYGGKAFAGLLSDIESGAIAPQSNVLFIMTGGSPGLYAYADVLTAK is encoded by the coding sequence ATGACTGACCACGATCCTTTGCGCAGCCTTCCTCGCGAGCGACTGATGAAGGGGCCGACTCCAATCCAGCGCCTGGCGCGTCTTGAAGAGGTCCTGGGCGAGCGCAGCCGCGGCGTATCGATATGGGCGAAGAGAGACGATCTCATGGAGCTCGGCGGCGGCGGCAACAAGGTCCGCAAGCTCGAGTTTCTCATAGGGCAGGCGAAGGCGGAGGGTTGTGACACTCTCGTTGTCACAGGGGGCGTTCAGTCCAACTTTGCGAGATTGGCGGCGGCCGCTTGCGCGAGGACTGGCCTCGCTTGTGAGTTGGTGCTAGCCCAGATGGTCCCTCGCAACACCGAAATCTACCAGGCTAACGGCAACGTCCTGCTCGACCGATTGTTCGGGGCGCGCATTCACATCCTGAACCCTGGCGAGGATGCGGCCGGGTTTGCGGCGCTCCGGGTGGCGGAGATCGGCGAAACCGGCAGGAAGGCATTCATGGCGCCCCTCGGCGGCTCAACGACAGTCGGTTGCCTGGGCTATGTGGACTGCGCTTTCGAGCTTGCTCGACAATCGACTGAGATCGGTGTCACGTTTGACCAGATCGTCATTCCAAATGGAAGCGGCGGGATGCATGCCGGCTTGGCCGCCGGTCTGGTGATCGCGGGTTCCCACCCCTCTCGGATTGCCGCACACACGGTGCTTTCGCCGGCGGAGAAGTGCTTGACCGCAACAGCGGAAAAGATCGACGCGGTTCTGAAGTTCCTGTCGATCGATGCAAGAGTGGCTCCGGCCGATCTTCGGATCAGCGAAGCGCAACTTGGAGAAGGGTACGGGATGCCGACGAGCAGCATGATCGAGGCGGTCGAGCTTCTTGCCAGATCCGAGGGTCTGCTTGTTGACCCAGTCTACGGCGGCAAGGCTTTCGCTGGTTTGCTGTCCGACATCGAAAGCGGAGCAATTGCGCCGCAATCCAACGTTCTCTTCATCATGACCGGTGGTTCTCCCGGTCTTTACGCCTACGCCGACGTTCTCACCGCAAAGTAG
- a CDS encoding MEDS domain-containing protein: protein MTKALPDTIRFAGASLGTHRHVCAFFNGAENAFDVLAPFICDGFQCDHRAIHLVGADKREEHIARLRCEGIDTEASQRSGQLEIRSTVDTYLQNGRFEQDRMVEAFTALASGNADAKYPLSRIVCDMDWAADGQAHLQDLIEFESRVNDLWSQHDDVVICVYDLAKFGGDTIVDILRTHPLVVIGGILRENPFFIPPAQFLKELRARRSGKEEQSVAAE, encoded by the coding sequence GTGACAAAGGCGCTCCCCGACACTATCCGCTTTGCGGGCGCCAGCCTTGGAACCCATCGGCACGTGTGTGCATTCTTCAATGGCGCCGAAAACGCCTTCGACGTTCTTGCCCCCTTCATATGCGATGGATTTCAATGTGATCACAGGGCCATCCACCTGGTCGGCGCAGACAAGCGCGAAGAACACATCGCGCGTTTGCGTTGTGAAGGGATCGACACAGAGGCGTCGCAACGTTCTGGACAGCTCGAAATCCGCAGCACGGTCGACACCTATCTCCAGAACGGACGATTTGAACAGGACCGTATGGTGGAGGCATTCACGGCGCTGGCGAGCGGCAACGCCGATGCGAAATATCCCCTAAGCCGTATCGTCTGCGATATGGATTGGGCAGCCGATGGGCAGGCGCATCTGCAAGATCTCATCGAATTTGAATCTCGGGTCAACGACCTCTGGAGCCAGCACGACGACGTCGTGATCTGCGTCTATGACCTTGCCAAATTCGGCGGTGACACGATCGTGGATATATTGCGGACACATCCGCTTGTCGTGATCGGTGGCATCCTCAGGGAGAACCCTTTCTTTATCCCGCCAGCGCAGTTTCTGAAGGAGTTGCGTGCAAGGCGTTCCGGAAAAGAGGAGCAGTCGGTCGCTGCTGAATGA
- a CDS encoding VOC family protein: protein MTIQESVRATTTVEGNVDMKLEVIVIPVSDVDRAKSFYTGLGWRLDADVSGNDGFRVVQVTPPGSPCSVIFGSKITSAQPGSAQGLHLIVSDIELAHAALASRGAEMSGVFHDAGGLFHRRGTEGRLAGPHPSRASYGSFASFSDPDGNGWVFQEVTTRLPGRIDAKGAAYTSATDLAGALRRAATAHGEHEKRTGGNHDENWPDWYSEYMLAEQAGSTLPT from the coding sequence ATGACGATTCAGGAAAGCGTCAGAGCCACGACGACGGTAGAGGGCAACGTCGACATGAAGCTCGAAGTCATTGTCATTCCGGTCTCCGACGTCGACCGCGCCAAATCGTTCTACACCGGTCTCGGGTGGCGGCTCGACGCGGACGTATCTGGAAACGACGGCTTCCGAGTGGTGCAGGTCACGCCTCCGGGATCCCCCTGCTCGGTCATTTTCGGATCGAAGATCACTTCCGCTCAGCCGGGTTCGGCACAAGGACTTCATCTGATCGTATCCGACATTGAATTGGCTCATGCCGCCCTGGCCTCGCGCGGCGCTGAAATGAGTGGCGTCTTCCATGATGCCGGCGGGCTCTTTCATCGCCGCGGGACCGAGGGTCGACTGGCCGGCCCGCATCCGTCACGCGCCAGCTATGGCTCCTTCGCCTCGTTCAGCGATCCGGACGGGAACGGCTGGGTCTTTCAAGAGGTGACGACGCGCCTCCCGGGCCGCATCGATGCAAAGGGAGCGGCCTATACGTCTGCCACAGATCTCGCAGGCGCCCTTCGCCGAGCCGCCACCGCTCACGGTGAGCACGAGAAGCGGACTGGCGGGAACCACGACGAGAACTGGCCGGATTGGTATTCGGAATATATGCTCGCCGAGCAAGCCGGATCGACGTTGCCGACCTGA